Below is a window of Mucilaginibacter sp. PAMC 26640 DNA.
GGTTTACTATCCGTTAGGGACCAGCCCGTAAAGGGATTTATATCTGCTGCCGGCGCTGGCCAAACAGCTGAAAAAATAGTAGCCGAACAGGTTAAAAAAACTTATCCTAAATTCCTGGTAGACCAATACACCACAATAGTGGACAGCCTGAGAAAGGGAAAACAAACCGACTATGTTGACCCGGCTTTATATGTTATTGCCAGGCCCAGTATACAGCCCTATTTAATGTCGTGGTTTCGGTATGATCCTGTGCGGATGATGAAAACCCTTAAGGTACCGGCATTAATTTTACAGGGAACAAATGATGTGCAGGTATCGGTAGATGATGCACAAAAATTAAAAAAGGGTGATTCCGACGCAAAGTTGGTAATCGTACAGGGAATGAACCATATTCTGAAAGATGCTCCGGCAGATCGTGAGCAAAACATAGCCACTTACAGCAAGCCTGATCTTCCTCTCAATGCGGAGATGGTCAAAAACATTGTAGAATTTGTTAAAGGAATTAAATAAATAACCGAGAAATGTGCAGATAAAATTAGCGAACGGTTTTATCTGCACATCTCCCAGCTTATTTCCAAATTCCGAGCAGTCTTCGCAGCAGAATAATTTCTGATGTATGATATGAAGTATGATCCGCTACCTGCAGGGCCTCCCGCAGGATGTTTTGGCCACTACCATGCGCTATTGGTTTATAAATATCCTGGGAGTGTAAAAGCGCAATAAAAGCAGCACGATCACTATTTATCTGGTCAATTGTCTTATCCCATGCATCATCATTTGCAGGTTCATTTTCTTTTGGCCAGTAATCATCCGGCCACTTTGGTGATTGGTGATTACCATCTTTGCTAAACTCGAGCATGTCCCATTGGGCTATGCGGATGTGTTCCGCCAACTGCCAAATGCTATAAGGGAGGTTATCAGGCTTTATACCACGATATTTTGAAGGGATGTCTTTTAAAGCATCCTCCAGGGTGGCGTGTGCGCCGCCGCCTTCAATCAATTTTATTAGCTCGGCAATTAAGATTTTATGCTCCTCGTTCATTGTTGCTTTTTTTCAATGTAACAAAACATGACCCGATTTGATTTATAACTGACAAATTTTTAAGTTTATGCACCAAATAAAACCGGTATAAGGTGATAAAAAAATTCCTCCTGCTTTCCCTGTACGTTGCTGCTTTTACGGCTTGTAAGAAAGATAGCCAATCCATGGAATCGCAAACTGCCAAAGGCGATGCTGCCTTTGCTTTATATGAAGAACATTTTCTCGACGATCTATGGAAACAAAACCCGGATTGGGCTACCAGCGTAGGCTACCATAAATACGATAGTTTATTGCTGGCACCCAGCGATGATAACCGAAAAAAGGCTATCCAATTTACCAAAGTGCAAATGGACTCTTTAAGCCGCTTCCAGGTGAACGAACTCTCGGATGCCAACAAAATGGACCATCGGCTAATGCAGAACCAGCTGGAATCCATTCAATGGAATCTGGAACAACTCCGGGAATACCAATGGAACCCTGCATCTTATAATGTAATCAGCACTTTTGCAGTTATCCTGAACGAGCATTATGCCCCGTTGGACAAGCGCCTTAAGAGCTTTTACCAACGCCTGGCGTTCGTGCCGGCTTATTACAAAGAAGCCGAAAAACAGATCAAAAACCCGGTGGTGGAGCTTACCAGCCTTGCGATAGATCAACACCTCAATGGCGTTAGCGTAATTGAAAGCGATTTTGCAGATTCACTCAAAAAATCAAAAATATCCACGGCAGAGCAAAAGCAGATGCTGGATCGCGCCCGAACTGCAGCTGAAGCGATCAAGAGCTATGCAACATGGCTAAAAGCACTCAAGAACGATAAACCGCGTAGTTTCAGGTTAGGTAAAAACTTTTACGAAAATAAATTCAGATACGAGATCCAAGCCGAGGGTACTGCCCAGCAGACCTATAACTCGGCAATGGAGCGCAAAAAAGCAGTGCATCTGGAAATGGCCAAATTAAGCCGGACACTATGGCCAAAATATTTTGGAACCAAGGCCATGCCTGCGGATTCACTTGATTTGATTAGTAAAATGATCGATACGTTGTCTGCCAATCATGTTGCACCTAAGGAGTTCCAGTCCGCTATCGAGGCACAAATACCAAAACTAACAGCCTTTATCAAGGCTAAAGACTTACTCACGCTTGACCCATCCAAACCATTGGTGGTTCGTAAGGAGCCGGGATACATGGCAGGGGTGGCAGGCGCTTCGGTAAGTTCCCCCGGCCCATATGATAAAGGCGGCAACACCTATTTTAATGTAGGCAGCCTAGACGCATGGGCACCGGAACGCGCAGAAAGTTACCTGCGCGAGTATAACCAGTACATCTTGCAGATCCTTTGCATCCACGAGGCTATACCTGGGCATTACACACAACTGGTATATGCCAACCAATCTCCAAGCATCATTAAATCGGTATTTGGCAACGGGGCTATGGTAGAAGGCTGGGCGGTTTATACCGAACCAATGATGCTGGATGCCGGCTTTGGTGACAACTCCCCGGAAATGCGCTTAATGTGGTATAAATGGCACCTGCGCAGCGTTTGTAACACCATTTTGGATTACAGTGTACACGCCGGCAATATGAGCAAGGAAGACGCCATAAAAATGCTGACCCGGGAAGCTTTTCAGCAACAAGCAGAAGCAGATAACAAGTGGAAACGCGTCAGCGTTAGCAGCGTACAGCTTACCAGCTATTACACCGGTTATAAAGAGATCATTTCACTGCGTGACGCCTACAAAAAGAAACAAGGCGATAAATACCGCTTAAAAGATTTTAACGAGAAATTCTTAAGCTATGGTAGTGCTCCTGTAAAAATGATTAAAGAGGCCATGTTTGAAGTACCTAAAATAGACACCAAAGCGGGCGGCGGTTGATGCAGCTGGTTAAAGCAACCGGCAAACAAGTTTTTAGGAAATTTATTTAAAGCTGTAAATGAACGAATTAGACAGAACAAATAACAACCTTTGGAAATGGGGAATAATTTACTATAACCCGAACGATGCTAAATTACTGGTAACCAAAAGATCTGGTTTAGGCTGGACGTTCAATTTTGCACACAAAGGCTCGTGGTTCTTTATGCTGGCTTTGGTGATAATAGTAGTCGCGGTATCGGTGTGGAAATAAAAAATCGTCTAACGGAAATTATTGCTCTTGGGAGAACAGCTTGATCCCTGTTACTCATCTTTTTTTTCGTGCTCAATTACAAACACATCTTCGTTATCTTTTTTCATCAGGTACTTTTCCCGGGCAAACTTTTCAAGTTTGGCTTTGTCTGATGTAAGTTCATCAAGATCTTTCCCTACTTGATCTGTTTCTGTTTTATAAAAGTCCCGCTCGTGCCTTAATTTGCTCAACTGTTCGTGATATTGGTATTGCGAGAACAGGTCATTCCTATCAAAAAATATCATCCACACGATAAACACCATCGTCACCAGGAAGTATTTATTCTTTACAAGATTAACTAAGCGGGTGATCATTGTAGCGTCTATTTTCATCTAAAGCTATTTATTTTTAACAACGACTGCAAATATCATTATTAACTTATTAACAAAAAAGAGATTAGCGTATAGTTTTACTTGCATGAAATGAATAGAAATATCCAAACCTGCACCGCTAAAACTAAACACTAATCTCCAGTCTCTTGTCTTTATTTCCTTCCGGTATACTTACCTGCAGCACCGCTCATACCGCTGGCTCCGCCTGCTTTACTACCTCCGGCAGCATTACGGCCACCACCGCTACGGCCGCCACCACTTCGGTTGCCGCCAGTTGGTCGGCCACCAGAACGACCAGCCCCGCCACCACCGCTTTTGCTTTTAGCAGGTGCATTTTTAGCTTTGCTCATCATCTTCTCCGTCATGGCCTGGATGCTTAGCGGATAAGGGTGCCCCTCTTCTACAGGGATCTCTTTCGCAATCAGCTTATGTATATCCTTCAGATAATCAATTTCTTCCTCGCCATCGCAAAAAGTAAGCGCTATACCACTTGCCCCCGCCCTGCCGGTACGGCCGATACGGTGTACATAAGTTTCAGGAATATTCGGGATCTCGTAATTGATCACATGCGTTAAATCGTCAATATCGATACCACGTGCAGCAATATCGGTAGCTATTAAAACACGTGTGGTACGATTTTTAAAGTTAGTTAAAGCCCGCTGGCGTGCGTTCTGCGATTTGTTACCATGAATCGCCTCTGCAGTAATGCCGGCCTTTACCAAATCCTTAACCACTTTATCTGCGCCATGCTTGGTACGGGTAAATACCAGCGCAGTCTTAATATTTTTATCTTTTAAAATATGGTTTAGTAATAAGCGTTTATCATTTCGCTCTACAAAATATAAGGACTGTTGTATCGTGTCAGCTGTAGACGATACCGGAGCCACTTCAACTTTCGCAGGTTTCTGCAGAATAGAATCAGCCAGGCTTTGGATCTCGGCAGGCATAGTAGCACTAAAGAACAAAGTTTGTCGGTTGGAAGGTACTTTAGCTATGATCTTTTTAACATCATGCACAAAACCCATATCCAACATGCGGTCGGCTTCATCCAATATCAGCATTTTAATCTGATCCAGATGTACAAACCGCTGGTTCATCAAGTCTAATAACCTACCCGGGGTTGCTATAAGAATATCCACACCG
It encodes the following:
- a CDS encoding ABC transporter, whose translation is MNEEHKILIAELIKLIEGGGAHATLEDALKDIPSKYRGIKPDNLPYSIWQLAEHIRIAQWDMLEFSKDGNHQSPKWPDDYWPKENEPANDDAWDKTIDQINSDRAAFIALLHSQDIYKPIAHGSGQNILREALQVADHTSYHTSEIILLRRLLGIWK
- a CDS encoding septum formation initiator; amino-acid sequence: MKIDATMITRLVNLVKNKYFLVTMVFIVWMIFFDRNDLFSQYQYHEQLSKLRHERDFYKTETDQVGKDLDELTSDKAKLEKFAREKYLMKKDNEDVFVIEHEKKDE
- a CDS encoding DEAD/DEAH box helicase, translated to MSFENLNLIEPILKALKTEGYTTPTPIQEQAIPYILQHRDLLGCAQTGTGKTAAFAIPILQLLFNDRQKHKEQKAIKALILTPTRELAIQISESFTAYGKHTGLKNLVIFGGVSQGPQTDALRRGVDILIATPGRLLDLMNQRFVHLDQIKMLILDEADRMLDMGFVHDVKKIIAKVPSNRQTLFFSATMPAEIQSLADSILQKPAKVEVAPVSSTADTIQQSLYFVERNDKRLLLNHILKDKNIKTALVFTRTKHGADKVVKDLVKAGITAEAIHGNKSQNARQRALTNFKNRTTRVLIATDIAARGIDIDDLTHVINYEIPNIPETYVHRIGRTGRAGASGIALTFCDGEEEIDYLKDIHKLIAKEIPVEEGHPYPLSIQAMTEKMMSKAKNAPAKSKSGGGGAGRSGGRPTGGNRSGGGRSGGGRNAAGGSKAGGASGMSGAAGKYTGRK